In the Candidatus Zixiibacteriota bacterium genome, ACCCCGCCGGCCTCCTTCATGGCGTAGGCAGCATTGACGCACAGGTTCATGATCATCTGATGAATCTGCACCGGGTCGGCGATCACGGCTCCCATTTGTGAATCGATTTGCGTGGAGATATGGATATTGGACGGGATCGTGGCCGCCAGCAGCTTGACGACCTCTTTGACGATATGGTGCACAAACACCGGTTTGCGTTCTTGTTCGATTTGGCGACTGAACGCGAGAATCTGTTGCACCAGTTCTTTGCCGCGACCGGCAGCTTTGATCACGTGCTGCAGATCGTCCCTGACCGGGTCCTGCTCGGGCAGCGATTGCAGCGCCAGTTCGGTATAGCCGTACAGTGGCGTCAGGATGTTGTTGAAATCATGAGCAATGCCGCCCGCCAGCGCGCCGAGCGATTCCATCTTCTGGGCGTGGCGCAACTGCGCCTCAAGCGCCCGCCGCTCTTCCTCCTCCTTGAGTTGGGAGGTGATATCCTGCACCCAGCCGATGAGTTTGATGCGACCGGAGACTTCGTCCACAAATGACTCACCACTCAACGACAGCGTCCGCACCTCGCCATTCTTCGGGGTGACGCGGTAAGTGTGAGAGAACTTGCGGGGTTCAGCCAGGGCGCGGGCCAGCACTTGCTGGAGCGGCCGCCGGTCTTCCGAGACGACGTGACGCCAGAATTCGCGGTGGGAGATGGTGGTGCGCGGCTGCAAACCGAACAGGCGATAGATGTTCAAGTCCCAGCGCATGTGACGGTCGCCGACGGTCCACTCCCAACTGCCCGCCTGGGCGATGCGCTCGGCCTCCAGCAGCAGTTTCTGGTGCGTCTGCAATTCCGCGATGATTTGCTTGCGCTCGGTGATGTCGATGAATGAGAATTGCACATTCGCCCAGGTCTCCATGTTGCCGGGCGGCAGGACAATCGAAGCGAGGGTGACAAGGTTCTTGCCGCTAACCGTGCGGGCCGGCAGTTCCCAGTGATACTCGGTATTGCCGCGAACCAACGCCAGAATCATCTGGCCGAGCACTTGCAGCGACGCCGGTGTAACGAGGTCCGGCAGACGCTCCTCGAGTTCCTGCAGGCTGGAAGCCTCGAACAACTCCAGGCCGGCGCGGTTGACATCGTTGAGCCGGCGCAGCCGCAGCAGGTGGCGCACGGCTTCCGGATCCGATACCATCAGGGCCGCGAGACTTTCGGCGGGCGTGCCGTCGCGATTCAGCAAGGCCTGGCGCATGCGACTGAAGTCGACATCCCAGAGCGCGATCGGGGAATTGTCGAAGAGGCTGCGGTAGTGGCTCTCACTGGCCGCCAACTGGTCGCGCGAACGCTTGATCGTGCGCAGGTGGGAATCCACCAGCAGCCAGACGAGGAT is a window encoding:
- a CDS encoding response regulator, with the translated sequence MNWKHPERLAALRIAGIYLAVGGLWILLSDRALVSLIGDAALAKELSWLQTLKGWFYVFVTAILVWLLVDSHLRTIKRSRDQLAASESHYRSLFDNSPIALWDVDFSRMRQALLNRDGTPAESLAALMVSDPEAVRHLLRLRRLNDVNRAGLELFEASSLQELEERLPDLVTPASLQVLGQMILALVRGNTEYHWELPARTVSGKNLVTLASIVLPPGNMETWANVQFSFIDITERKQIIAELQTHQKLLLEAERIAQAGSWEWTVGDRHMRWDLNIYRLFGLQPRTTISHREFWRHVVSEDRRPLQQVLARALAEPRKFSHTYRVTPKNGEVRTLSLSGESFVDEVSGRIKLIGWVQDITSQLKEEEERRALEAQLRHAQKMESLGALAGGIAHDFNNILTPLYGYTELALQSLPEQDPVRDDLQHVIKAAGRGKELVQQILAFSRQIEQERKPVFVHHIVKEVVKLLAATIPSNIHISTQIDSQMGAVIADPVQIHQMIMNLCVNAAYAMKEAGGVLTLELDTVAADDSTGGCVRLRVRDTGCGMNSETLARIFEPFFTTKPAGVGTGLGLSVTKQIILDHGGTIEVESTPGAGTTFTIRLPLAPSAPVSENADELYPARAHERILFVDDEPEIVGMAQQMLLRLGYQAETCHSADDALRRIRAGAEFDLIISDQNMAGTTGLQLALALRALDRRTPIVLMTSDGIRFSEEFAHRHGVTDCLTKPFSAFDLSQIIHRVLEARRNAASVRG